One stretch of Nesterenkonia halotolerans DNA includes these proteins:
- the rsmI gene encoding 16S rRNA (cytidine(1402)-2'-O)-methyltransferase: MDSDAADGSDDSLEATAASTLWDTPIVLAATPIGNLGDATDRLKRLLASAEIIAAEDTRTARHLARALQVSTHARLVSLHEHNEASRAEELVAQAAEGARILVVSDAGMPSVSDPGFRLVETAIAAGVGVTVAPGASAVTTALALSGLPTDRFTFAGFVPRKAGERKKLLARLIGEEWTTVLFESPHRVAATLTEFAAALGEDRPAALARELTKRYEEVLRGGLGELAAAASERHLRGEMVLVIAGAAAGGAGSETPSLPELADVVLQKVDEGTKLKTAAKEVGAAHSVPASDIYDAALARRRAEKPR, from the coding sequence ATGGACTCAGACGCAGCAGATGGATCCGATGACAGTCTCGAGGCAACAGCCGCCTCCACCCTGTGGGACACCCCGATCGTGCTGGCGGCGACGCCTATCGGCAACCTCGGAGACGCCACCGACCGGCTCAAGCGCCTGCTGGCCAGCGCGGAGATCATCGCCGCAGAGGACACCCGGACGGCCCGCCATCTGGCGCGCGCGCTGCAGGTGAGCACCCACGCCCGGCTCGTCAGCCTGCATGAACATAATGAAGCCTCGCGAGCCGAAGAGCTCGTGGCGCAGGCCGCGGAGGGCGCGCGGATCCTCGTGGTCTCCGATGCCGGCATGCCCTCGGTCTCCGACCCCGGGTTCCGTCTCGTGGAGACCGCCATCGCCGCAGGCGTGGGAGTCACGGTCGCTCCGGGCGCCTCCGCGGTGACCACAGCCCTGGCCCTGTCCGGGCTGCCCACCGACCGCTTCACCTTCGCCGGGTTCGTGCCGCGCAAGGCGGGGGAGCGCAAGAAGCTGCTCGCCCGTCTGATCGGTGAGGAATGGACCACGGTGCTCTTCGAGTCCCCACATCGGGTCGCGGCGACGCTCACCGAGTTCGCCGCCGCTCTGGGTGAGGACCGGCCGGCGGCGCTGGCTCGGGAGCTCACCAAACGCTACGAAGAGGTGCTGCGCGGCGGCCTCGGCGAACTCGCCGCGGCGGCCTCCGAACGCCACCTGCGCGGTGAGATGGTCCTGGTCATCGCCGGCGCTGCCGCCGGTGGGGCGGGGTCTGAAACGCCGAGCCTTCCGGAACTGGCCGACGTCGTTCTGCAGAAGGTGGACGAGGGCACCAAGCTCAAGACCGCGGCCAAGGAAGTCGGTGCCGCGCATTCAGTTCCGGCCAGCGATATCTATGACGCCGCCCTGGCCCGGAGGCGCGCGGAAAAGCCCCGTTGA
- a CDS encoding AMP-dependent synthetase/ligase has translation MSEDSTGGEQPARTSTTNQIREAATQQVAQLDPHSNSTDGVLELLAVRPQQPVYAVPNGTGGWVDVSLTSFVDQVRGVAKGLIALGIEPGDRVAVMAPTSYSWAVADQAIWFAGAISVPIYETSSPHQVGALLKDAETKLALAGSAELHDRLRAAGAKLNGARPSVLPIGELRQLDDLAAAGEHISDEQLEAARSHATLDDVATLVYTSGTTGQPKGAQITHRNLAEGAANILPFAEQILGENESRTLLFLPLAHVLARAVQLICLHRGVQVAHSADTTTLLDDLASFRPTWLLAVPRVFEKVYAGAAAKARAEGKSKIFETARVTAIAYSQALQDAEAGIGPGPSMRLRARRAMFAKLVYSKLHARLGGSVRYMISGASTLNPEIAHFFTGIGVPVQEGYGLTESTAPITLNIPGATRIGTVGIPVPGSTVRIAEDGEVLLKGPVIFAGYHGNPDATAEAFDAEGFFRTGDLGALDDDGFLTLTGRKKDLIVTAGGKNVYPMPMEEVIRAHPLVAQVIVVGDNRPYVAALITLDADAVSDWCRTNGFRQLSLIDAAKHPKVRQEIGLSVEAANRRVSRAESIRKFELLDVELSEHSGHMTASMKLQRHRVLADFEGVINSVYST, from the coding sequence ATGAGCGAGGACAGCACGGGCGGCGAACAGCCGGCCCGAACCAGCACCACCAATCAGATTCGCGAGGCCGCGACCCAGCAGGTGGCGCAGCTGGATCCGCACTCGAACTCGACTGATGGGGTGCTTGAACTCCTGGCCGTGCGCCCCCAGCAGCCCGTCTACGCTGTGCCCAACGGCACCGGTGGCTGGGTGGACGTCTCGCTCACCAGCTTCGTGGACCAGGTCCGCGGCGTCGCCAAGGGCCTGATCGCACTCGGGATCGAACCTGGGGACCGCGTGGCCGTGATGGCCCCGACCAGCTACAGCTGGGCCGTGGCGGATCAGGCCATCTGGTTCGCCGGCGCGATCTCCGTGCCGATCTACGAGACCAGCTCTCCGCACCAGGTCGGTGCCCTTCTCAAGGACGCCGAGACGAAGCTGGCGCTCGCGGGAAGTGCTGAGCTGCACGATCGCCTGCGCGCCGCCGGTGCCAAGCTCAACGGAGCCCGACCCTCGGTGCTGCCCATCGGAGAGCTGCGCCAGCTCGATGACCTCGCCGCCGCAGGGGAACACATCAGCGATGAGCAGCTCGAGGCCGCGCGCTCACACGCAACCCTCGACGACGTCGCCACCCTGGTCTACACCTCCGGCACCACCGGGCAGCCCAAGGGCGCTCAGATCACCCACCGCAACCTCGCCGAGGGTGCGGCCAACATCCTGCCCTTCGCCGAGCAGATCCTGGGCGAGAACGAATCTCGCACCCTGCTGTTCCTGCCGCTGGCTCACGTCCTGGCCCGCGCGGTGCAGCTGATTTGCCTGCACCGCGGAGTGCAGGTCGCGCACTCCGCCGATACCACCACGCTGCTCGATGATCTCGCCAGCTTCCGGCCCACCTGGCTGCTGGCAGTGCCCCGCGTGTTCGAGAAGGTCTACGCCGGGGCTGCTGCCAAGGCGCGCGCCGAGGGCAAGAGCAAGATCTTCGAGACCGCCCGGGTCACGGCCATCGCCTATTCGCAGGCCCTGCAGGACGCGGAAGCCGGCATCGGTCCGGGCCCCTCCATGCGGCTGCGCGCGCGGCGGGCGATGTTCGCCAAGCTGGTCTACTCCAAGCTGCATGCCCGGCTGGGCGGCAGCGTGCGCTACATGATCTCCGGGGCCTCCACGCTGAACCCCGAGATCGCCCACTTCTTCACCGGCATAGGCGTGCCGGTCCAGGAGGGGTATGGGCTCACCGAGTCCACCGCCCCGATCACGCTGAACATTCCGGGTGCAACCCGGATCGGCACGGTCGGCATCCCGGTGCCGGGCAGCACCGTGCGCATCGCCGAGGACGGGGAGGTGCTGCTGAAGGGCCCGGTGATCTTTGCCGGCTATCACGGCAACCCCGACGCCACCGCGGAGGCCTTCGACGCGGAGGGCTTCTTCCGCACGGGCGATCTCGGTGCATTGGACGACGACGGCTTCCTCACGCTCACCGGTCGGAAGAAGGACCTGATCGTGACCGCCGGGGGCAAGAACGTCTACCCCATGCCGATGGAAGAGGTCATCCGCGCCCATCCGCTGGTGGCCCAGGTCATCGTGGTCGGGGACAACCGGCCCTATGTGGCGGCGCTGATCACCCTCGACGCCGATGCCGTCTCCGACTGGTGCCGGACCAACGGGTTCCGCCAGCTCTCGCTGATCGACGCCGCGAAGCATCCCAAGGTCCGCCAGGAGATCGGGCTCTCCGTGGAGGCAGCCAACCGCCGGGTCTCCCGCGCCGAATCGATCCGGAAGTTCGAGCTGCTCGACGTCGAACTCTCCGAGCACTCGGGACACATGACCGCCTCGATGAAGCTGCAGCGGCACCGGGTGCTCGCCGACTTCGAAGGCGTGATCAACTCGGTCTACTCGACCTGA
- a CDS encoding DUF559 domain-containing protein, translating to MRRPRELPTGLARGPFLYGDLLGVGFSQERVRRRDISQLSWGIHVHQRAVPDTPETQILQRALILARALPECWLSHTTAAQLYGWPLPPELKQGGVVHLSQPAGTTRRIRRPAVTHHRVRIRTGDLTDWNGATITTPVRTWFDMAGLLSLDELVIIGDHLVRRPYPFYDGRREPYATRDQLNEVVESMSGSPGRKQALAAASLVRVGADSARETKLRLALLRAGLPEPSLQVPARPDSRNSPCADMGYPELKLAMEYDGGTHFTAQQARFDQRRNNTFVSAGWTVLHFNADDNAEGFTSAVKQVEEAISRLKRL from the coding sequence ATGCGACGCCCACGCGAGCTTCCCACGGGTCTCGCCAGAGGACCCTTTCTCTATGGCGATCTGCTCGGCGTGGGGTTCTCCCAGGAACGGGTTCGGCGGAGGGACATCAGCCAGTTGTCATGGGGCATTCACGTTCACCAACGTGCAGTGCCGGACACGCCCGAGACACAGATCCTTCAGCGCGCGTTGATCCTCGCTCGCGCCCTGCCCGAGTGCTGGCTGTCGCACACGACGGCAGCTCAGCTTTATGGCTGGCCCCTTCCCCCGGAGCTCAAGCAGGGAGGAGTGGTTCACCTGTCGCAACCCGCAGGTACGACCCGCCGCATCAGGCGACCGGCGGTCACTCATCATCGGGTCCGCATCCGCACGGGCGACCTCACCGACTGGAACGGCGCCACCATCACAACACCGGTGCGGACCTGGTTCGACATGGCCGGGCTGCTCAGTCTCGACGAGCTGGTGATCATCGGCGACCACTTGGTGCGACGGCCCTATCCCTTCTACGACGGCAGGCGTGAGCCTTACGCCACCCGGGATCAGCTCAACGAGGTCGTGGAATCCATGTCCGGGTCCCCCGGAAGAAAGCAGGCCCTGGCCGCAGCGTCGCTGGTGCGGGTGGGCGCGGACTCAGCGAGGGAGACGAAGTTGAGACTCGCGCTCCTCCGCGCCGGTCTGCCCGAGCCGTCGCTGCAGGTTCCCGCCCGACCTGACTCGCGGAACTCGCCTTGTGCCGATATGGGCTATCCGGAGCTGAAGCTCGCCATGGAGTACGACGGCGGCACTCATTTCACGGCCCAACAGGCCCGGTTCGACCAGAGGCGCAACAACACGTTCGTCAGTGCCGGGTGGACGGTGCTTCACTTCAACGCAGACGACAACGCCGAAGGCTTCACGTCGGCAGTCAAGCAGGTGGAGGAGGCTATCTCTCGGCTCAAGCGCCTGTGA
- a CDS encoding TatD family hydrolase → MSEEQRNRAGAETSPSVTAGEVPRAYRPAPAKNDDAAGSAPSDGSTPRDGTAPSDTSAGPAREQAEEKSGKKRRLQYPPAPEPLPVPVIDNHAHLDFRDGEVSVTVREALDAAQAVGVVGALCVGYDVASSEFSVDTASKDPRLKAAVALHPNDAPELAAEGRYETAFARITELARHDQVVAIGETGLDFYRTGQDGIAAQRRSFEDHIALAVETGLAMQIHDREAHSEVVEVLQDAPTLPSSVVFHCFSGDAELARICNANGWYMSFAGTVTFKNARGLREALAIADPQLILVETDTPFLTPHPYRGQPNAPYLIPQTMRLMAEVREAKLDSLCQQVMFNTTQAYGSWT, encoded by the coding sequence GTGAGTGAAGAGCAGCGAAACCGTGCAGGTGCCGAGACGAGCCCATCCGTGACGGCGGGGGAGGTCCCGCGCGCCTACCGTCCCGCGCCCGCAAAGAACGACGACGCCGCCGGCTCTGCTCCCAGCGACGGCTCAACCCCCCGCGACGGCACAGCTCCCAGCGACACGTCCGCCGGGCCCGCCCGGGAACAGGCGGAGGAGAAGTCGGGCAAGAAGCGGCGGCTGCAATACCCGCCCGCGCCGGAGCCGCTGCCCGTGCCGGTCATCGACAATCACGCACACCTCGACTTCCGTGACGGCGAGGTCAGCGTCACCGTGCGCGAGGCGCTCGACGCTGCCCAGGCCGTCGGCGTGGTGGGCGCGCTCTGCGTCGGCTACGACGTGGCCTCCTCTGAGTTCTCGGTGGACACCGCCAGCAAGGACCCGAGGTTGAAGGCCGCCGTCGCCCTGCACCCCAATGACGCGCCCGAGCTCGCCGCCGAGGGCAGGTATGAGACTGCCTTCGCGCGGATCACCGAGCTGGCCCGGCATGATCAGGTGGTCGCCATCGGGGAGACCGGCCTGGACTTCTACCGCACCGGCCAGGACGGGATCGCCGCACAGAGGCGCAGCTTCGAGGATCACATCGCGCTCGCCGTGGAGACCGGGCTGGCGATGCAGATCCACGATCGTGAGGCCCACTCCGAGGTGGTCGAGGTGCTCCAGGACGCCCCCACGCTGCCCAGCTCCGTCGTCTTCCACTGCTTCTCCGGGGATGCTGAGCTGGCCCGGATCTGCAACGCGAACGGCTGGTACATGTCCTTCGCCGGCACCGTCACCTTCAAGAACGCCCGCGGCCTCCGCGAGGCGCTCGCGATCGCGGACCCGCAGCTGATCCTGGTCGAGACCGACACACCCTTCTTGACGCCACATCCTTACCGCGGGCAGCCCAATGCGCCCTATCTGATCCCGCAGACCATGCGGCTCATGGCCGAGGTGCGCGAGGCGAAGCTGGACTCGCTGTGCCAGCAGGTCATGTTCAACACCACCCAGGCCTATGGGAGCTGGACATGA